One genomic window of Syngnathus acus chromosome 11, fSynAcu1.2, whole genome shotgun sequence includes the following:
- the LOC119130797 gene encoding lactadherin-like, with product MVYSCEQKVCLDSLGIADGSVADSSFKASSMKDATPEKARLNGESCWKPSRNPVGSWILVNLGYNRKVTAIVTQGCDSNNTRSWDIKLEMRLSVDRRKWTKHPDGKVSAGGPIKSTVTASFNIVTTNKETFHF from the exons ATGGTCTATAGCTGTGAACAGAAAG TATGTCTCGATAGTCTGGGCATCGCCGACGGCAGCGTTGCAGACTCTTCCTTCAAAGCCTCCTCAATGAAAGACGCCACCCCAGAAAAAGCCCGCCTCAACGGGGAGTCCTGCTGGAAGCCGTCAAGAAATC CCGTCGGCAGCTGGATCCTGGTGAACCTCGGCTACAATAGAAAGGTGACGGCGATCGTGACCCAGGGGTGTGATAGCAACAATACTCGCTCCTGGGACATCAAACTTGAGATGAGACTGAGCGTTGATAGGAGGAAGTGGACCAAACACCCGGACGGAAAGGTGAGCGCGGGGGGGCCAATCAAGTCGACTGTGACCGCATCCTTCAATATTGTCACAACAAACAAGGAAACATTCCATTTCTAG